The Saccharomycodes ludwigii strain NBRC 1722 chromosome II, whole genome shotgun sequence genome window below encodes:
- the DSE3 gene encoding Dse3p (similar to Saccharomyces cerevisiae YOR264W | DSE3 | Daughter Specific Expression), whose protein sequence is MARKFFTQKIKGSVDFIKPPSLTLTDEELAQIPDPPTFDDSDTTNIKSKSKSNGDAKKATKISRKFGGTVRLEKRLSSIPIIWHQHEKNKSRRQQQENDDLSQGEKKNSSIFQKKKKVSHSQTKMALNYNYDSNNSRIEDDAVELKPVDYKLVNKTLSQTASNVRSTSGPNTFLRPPPPASCPSNNEMTARKEATTKPFKIEQFYNVFPTLPQQKMAPGTTIHYNHSLNKSNETLHTHKSKKSSNEVLFEEILSSYMEHPPVKNKIVVNNFKKCEEIQQKHDINFIIDEKHFQDSIKWEKIQTPVKDISMRYSVNTFETPSTEEENDSSSLGDKLQTQTSDSNSSLSEGEEYYEKEEFGIIEGKKAQDNASFTKFERTISEYPSMERLNTTESLDINEKNCNAQNEWKFRDSNFISELNDFLKGSINSASETKNNNDNINRKHHVLKQIRIDRPTIMYVEYSDSESTNSIYDNKKEVLARGMNDKDFFIERLEAEIKDLEIV, encoded by the coding sequence AATTCTTTacacaaaaaattaaagggAGTGTTGATTTTATAAAACCACCATCTTTGACATTAACGGATGAAGAATTAGCTCAAATACCCGATCCACCAACCTTTGATGACTCAGATACgacaaatattaaaagtaaaagtaaaagtaaTGGTGATGCAAAAAAAGCTACCAAAATTTCAAGAAAATTTGGTGGCACCGTAAGATTAGAAAAAAGGCTAAGTTCGATACCAATTATTTGGCACCAAcacgaaaaaaataagtcaAGAAGACAGCAGCAAGAAAACGATGACCTTTCTcaaggagaaaaaaaaaatagctcaattttccaaaaaaaaaaaaaagtttcacATTCGCAGACTAAGATGGCATTAAATTACAACTATGATTCGAATAATAGCAGAATAGAAGACGATGCAGTTGAATTGAAGCCTGTAGATTATAAAttagtaaataaaacattatcTCAAACGGCTAGCAACGTTAGAAGTACTTCAGGTCCTAATACCTTTTTAAGACCACCGCCACCGGCATCTTGCCCTAGTAACAATGAAATGACAGCTAGGAAAGAAGCCACAACAAAGccttttaaaattgaacaatTTTATAATGTTTTTCCGACATTACcacaacaaaaaatggCACCTGGAACTACAATTCATTATAACCACTCTTTAAACAAAAGCAATGAAACTTTACACACAcataaaagcaaaaaaagtTCGAATGAGGTTTTGTTTGAAGAGATTTTAAGCTCTTATATGGAACATCCACcggtaaaaaataaaattgtggttaataattttaaaaagtgtGAAGAaattcaacaaaaacatgatattaattttatcattgatgaaaaacattttcaGGACTCTATTAAATGGGAGAAGATTCAAACACCTGTTAAGGATATTTCCATGAGATATAGCGTAAATACTTTTGAGACACCATCTACTGAGGAGGAAAATGACTCTTCGTCATTAGGTGACAAATTACAAACACAAACATCAGATTCCAACTCTTCTTTGTCTGAAGGGGAAGAATACTACGAAAAAGAAGAGTTTGGAATCATAGAGGGGAAAAAGGCACAAGATAATGCCAGTTTTACGAAGTTTGAACGTACAATCAGTGAATACCCAAGTATGGAAAGATTAAACACTACTGAATCGTTAGAtatcaatgaaaaaaattgtaatgCACAAAATGAATGGAAATTCAGAGATTCTAACTTTATAAGTGAATTAAATGATTTCTTAAAGGGTTCTATAAATTCAGCGTCAGAGacaaagaataataatgataatattaataggAAACATCATGTTTTAAAGCAGATTAGAATAGATAGACCTACCATAATGTATGTTGAGTATTCTGATAGTGAAAGTACAAACTCTATTTACGATAACAAAAAGGAAGTATTAGCAAGAGGGATGAATgataaagatttttttattgaaaggTTAGAAGCTGAAATTAAAGATTTGGAAATTGTATGA